tgaaaaactaatggaatgcatagtcgatataaaaaactggatgacgagtaatttcttactgctaaattctgaaaaacagaGGTGCTAATTATAGGACcgaaaaactctgcatgtaataacctagattATTGTCTAagtcttgatggctgctctgtcaattcttcgtcatcagttaggaacctaggtgtgctatttgatcccaatctttccttagaaagccatgtttctagcattggtaaaactgcatttttccatctcaaaaatatatctaaattacggcctatgctctcaatgtcaaatgcagaaatgttaatccatgcatttatgacctcaaggttagattatagtaatgctttattgggtggttgttctgcctggttagtaaacaaactacagctagtccaaaatgcagcagcaagagttcttactagaaccaggaagtatgaccatattagcccggtcctgtcaacactgcactggctccctatcaatcattgtatagattttaaaatattgcttattacttataaagccctgaatggtttagcacctcagtatttgaatgagctccttttacattataatcctctacgtccgctacattctcaaaactcaggcaattttataatacctagaatatcaaaatcaactgcgggcggcagatccttttcctatttggcgcctaaactctggaataacctacctaacattgttcgggaggcagacacactcttgcagtttaaatcaagatttaagacccatctctttaacctggcttacatataacatattaatatgcttttaatatccaaatccgttaaaggagttttaggctgcattaattaggtaaactggaaccggaaacacttcacataacacccgatgtacttgctacatcactAGAAGAATGGCaactacgctaatattagtctgtttctctattattccaaggtcaccgtagccaccagatccagtctgtatccagatcagatggtggatcagcaccaagAAAAGACATCTGCattcctgaaagacagcggagaccaggacaattaaagccccagatacagatcccctgtaaagaccaccaggacaagaccacaataaacagatgattcttctgcacaatctgactttgctgcagcctggaattgaactactggtttcgtctggtcagaggagaactgccccccccccaactgagccgggtttctcccaaggtttttttctccattctgtcaccgatggagtttcggttccttgccgctgtcgcctctggcttgcttagttggggtcacttcatctacagcgatatcgttgacttgattgcaaatgaatgcacagacactatttaaactgaacagagatgacatcactgaattcaatgatgaactgcctttaactgtcattttgcataacTGACACAccgttttcctaatgaatgttgttcagtggctttgaagcaatgtattttgtttaaagcgccatataaataaatgtgatttgacttgacttgacttgctgtGTATACTAATTAATCATATCGCTTCAGAAAATAACTGTTTAATAATTTCAAGAAGTGTCAAGCAGACAGGGCCTTCGGTGTGTAATTGTCTGTTTGAGGAAATAATTACAGCTTCTAGACACTAATCTCAGGCTTACAGACAAACCATTCATCCGTTATCATAATAACAGACATTTCAGAGTATGACTGAATATGAAGGGAGACAAGTGTGCAGCAAATACAGTAGGAATGAATGCATCAGTCATACTGAAAACAGATTTTACAACAACAATTTTATATCAGAGTCATCTTATTTAGTGATCCCCATGCCTCTTATGACTTGCAGGACTTTAAAACAACAAGAGCAACATGGAAATGAAATCGTTATCACAACCCAGCCGGATGGACAGAAGTGGTAGCTTTCTTCAGGTAAGATGATCTTTCTGTGAACATTTCTATATCTGCACTTAAAATTGAGCAGGATCCTGACAAATCAAGGGAAGCATTTGAAACTTTGAACATTTTGTTTTCCACTGCGTACATTCACTGGCTGtatataactgtgtgtgtgtgtgtgtgtgtgtgtgtgtgtttgtgtgtgtgtgtgtgtgtgtgtgtgtgtgtgtgtgagactgtacCAGGACTTGTTGCCCAAACAGGACAATTCAAGCATCCCATAATAGATGTTTCATTTTTGCAGCATCACTCAACATTAAAAACACAAGAAGTTGTCAGGGTGATTCAGAATATTTAATTGGAGTCAACATATTGCAGTCACCAAAGTGGCATATTGCATAAGTATtggaaacatttcttctttttgaAAGTAGTTTTGTTCAGAATGCCACTAACAGACTGCCAGGCACAGctcattttatgttatttatctaAAAACTGGACAGTTGTTTATACTATGCAGAAtctttaaatgtatgtaaaatagaggcttaagtaatccatatgaaaataaTCCTGCTCCATTTGTGTAGTGGACATAAATGTTACACCAAAGCGTGCACTTTGTTGAAAAGAGATGtgctattactttttaaaatgtggtcCTATTAACTTTTCGCCCGTTAGGACAATTAAATGTGCCCAAAAATCTTTCCGGATAATAtaggtaaattaaaaaaattacaagaaactttttatctcacaattctgactttagttTTTTCCTCACACTTCAggggttttttttcagaatgagatataaactcagaattgcaagaaaaaagtagcaattaccttttttaatttgttttactttaaaatgtgagaaaaaactattgtgagatgtaaaaagaaagaaaaaaaaaagatttgtgatatttaaactcacaattatgagtttataacttgcagttaaaacacttttcttatgTCTGTAATGGAGTTGATTTGCATATCTACTGTCGTCATTGAAGATCACATGTAAATACTTGCATAAAGTAATGCTGTGATggttgggttgggttgggttgTGTTGCCATGGTAAATCCCATTTCCTGTTGGGGGAAATAGATTAAGAACACAGGAAAGTGACTAACTTTCTTCCTGCTCATGGATGGATGTCCAGCGAGGCTGAAGCGGTTTCTTTTGTTTTGGTCTCAAATAAGCCTTTTTctgcttgttgttgttgttgttgttttctttcagcTTCCATTTTTCCTTCACTGTTCTCTGCCGGTTTCCTGGCAGTTTCCCTTTTTTTCAGATTCTATATTATCTAAAGGGATATTGCCAAAGTGGATTTAAAAAGACCACTACATTAATTCACCGAGATGTTTTCTGCTGGGACAAGTAAGATTTGACTTTTTCTGTCCATGTGTAGCTTGTCGATGCATTTGCATTGTCACTGGGTGCTTTGGAACAGCAAATGGTTCGTGCTGCGCAGAAAAAAGACAGAGATCCAGACAGAGATCCAGACATGTCTGTGCTCATAGAGTGAGTAcacattaatatacaaatatcaAGAATGCATTAAGACCATCATTGTGCAGTAAGCTAAATAACAGAGCATTTGAATTCAACAATAActacattatctgtacttttaaTAGATGCATTGCTGTTTATGTACTGTAATATTAAAGAACCTCTGTATGTTTTGTAGTAGAGTCCAGTAGAGGACGCCAGTGTCTAGTCAGTCTTTCTAATGCCTTTTCTTCCTTTAAAGGACATAAAAGACATCTCTATCAAAACAAAGACAACCCACTACACCAATTTTGTTCTCTGTAGGATAGAGGGAGAGATGAGCGCTTTGTGTCTACATTATCCTGCAGATGATGGGGATGGTACGAGTATAAGTGTCTGTGTCTTGGACAAACTgatacacacacaccccatctgGCTTCTGCTTACAATCGACCAGCAAGAGGCCACTGGCATCCTACTGCAGCAACCAGCTGGGGTAAAATATGTTAGGGAGCCAACACAAAGACACcagacagttttttattttatttttaagaaatagtcTAAGAAATTAAAACgatggtgaactgtccctttaagaactaCTGCataagcatttttttctttcctttccagGTGTTTTTAGTGTGGAAATCATCTGTCCTCCAAAAGAAGGTCCTGTCATTCCACATGGATGGTAGCTCAGACTCCACCGTCATTCACATCCCTGTAAAGGAGAGTCAGTACAGTACGTCAGATCCCTTATATCATATTAAGCCATAACTGTTGTTGACAGCTCACATCTAGCTGTATTTACTTCTGTGTTCTATATCACCATCAGCTCAGGATGTTTGCCTGTGAAAGATATGTGGGGTTTActtttattgtgatttattgtgtctatcttttttattgtttcttgATACCAAGCAGCATGTTACTTTCACGTGCATGCAGTGGTGAGGTCAGAGACCACTTGGCAGTGACTCTACACTCATGCACTTTTGATATCATTTTATAAATCTCTGTTTTGAGTCAGAATGGGAAGTTTTCCCCTTTTTTCAAAGGTAGTTATAATCAGTCTTCAGTTACTTTAACCTGAGCAGCTATTTGCAACTGGCTTGGTTTGAAACAGAGGCACCATATTTGCAGCTAAACATCACAATAGTAGCCTGGCAGCATTTCAGGTATTCGGCAGCTCCAAGAAATTCTGCATGTGAAATATCAGACACACCCTAGCGTTTTTGGCCCGGGCACAATCCAGCTGTGAATTTCCTCTGTGCCTTGGAGCTGGATGTGGTCTGAAAGGCACTGAAGGTTTGTGAGCACTTTCCCTGCCAAgttcagaatcagttcagaaattTCCCAAAACATGTTCGGAAAATTCCCAAAAAATGAAGAATCTAGAGCAACACTCAGTGCCCCTGTGTTATTATGATGgatgaaattgtgaaatttgcTTGGAGATTATAAATTCTTATTGTATTGCTCTTTTTTTCCTAGCATTTTCTCTACAGGGCTCAGGAATCAGTTTTGCTGACCTCTTTCGTCTTGTGGCCTTTTATTGTATCAGCAGGTAACACTTTTGTAATGActgataatttaattatttaacttgTCAATTATTAGACTGCTAAGACAAGACTGTTAAGACAAGCATCATTATTGCTATTGCTAATACATATAACTAGGAAGATGAACAAATCCCTAACTCTAAGCACTGTGGGTTTACGCATAACACTCAACCGCTCCCATGTTCACGTTTGTAACATATACAAACAATCCACTATGAACAATTTGATCATCTTTGGAATGGATGAAATCTTTTATTGCTATCTTGCCATCCTTACCTTCTCTGCGGTGTTCAAGTGTGCTAAATGAGTAAAGAAACTATGAATGATTGTGAAGAAATTAAACCAACGCTCATTTAACACAATGATATCCATCACCTTATCAGCAACAGGATAATATATGGCCCTAAGTAAAAATGATTGATTTGATATCATCCATAAATCAGTTCTCCATATGATGCTTGTTTTTTTCAAGACTAAATGTGATGTATAATTTGACCTGTCACCATTAATGTAGGAAAACAGTGAATCTCCTCACTTTTCATCCTCTTTTTTTACCCTCTTTCACGCCCTATTTGTCTGTCTGACTCTATTTGTTTCATATTAGAGACATTCTGCCGTTTACCCTGAAGCTTCCTGAGGTCATCCACTCAGCTGAGACCCTGTCAGATCTAGATGAAGTGGCTCAGCAAGGAGCAGGTACTGACCTAACTAGTCTAATCCacttagaataataataaatatttaatttaatatagacacaattatatgtgtgtgtgtgtgtgtgtgtgtgtgtgtatatatatatatatatatatatatatatatatatatatatatatatatatatatatacatatatataatacattaattcCTGTTTGGCACcatggttttctatttttatgCTCTATCTATATGAATCTAAAATATTATATCTGCGCAGTAATGTAGATATCTGTGATTATGTGTATAAATAGCAGTGGTCCAGCGTCCATTCGAATTCAGAGGTCAATCACTATCTCTGATTTTGGAGCCAAGTAGAATTGGGAACAAGAAAAAAATCTTAAGTATTATCAGAAATGTAAAATGGCCCTTTCATACGATACAAATTATCAATATCAAATTTGCttcgttttattaaaaaaaaaaataacaatagttTTTAGGATTAGAACCCTGGTCCCCATGCACACTAAATGAAAACAGCAGTAGCACAAACAGATTAACACTTCTGACATTTGTTaaaatttctgtcttttttttccttcttgcttATGTCTCTGACCTAGGGCACCAAGTGAGTCAGGTCTGCCACTGGTGCACTCTTAAAACAGCAGGGGTGATGTGATGTTAAGTGTGTCAGGAAACCAGAGCTTTTATCAGTATACTCAAGCATGTTGCATGCACAAGTAATAATtagtaatgcaatatttttgtATGTTCTTACATGCTTCAGACTATCTTGAACAAGTGTCAAACATTCTTTGTCACATAATGAAGAAATATTCCAATGTTCATAGAGAAGAAGGAACCTTTGCTGTGACTGTCTTGTGAGTAACTATGTGTTTGAATCTCTCCATCCACCACAGCTGTGAATACGCTGGCCTACTATTCAGTTCCATGTTATTACTAGTCCAGCTGACATTCCAGATAATGTGTGAGACTATGTGAGCTAATCAGAGCATAGAGGTCACTGagggaaagagtgtgtgtgtgtgtgtgtttgtagcaaCATGTGTCTTCCTTTGTTTCCTTAACATTGATAGTTCCATTCTCCTTAGTTAAAGACAGCATTTTGAGAAGTTAGCAATaggctaaaacaacaacaacaacaaaaacacttgtaCCACCATAGCAACACCCATCCAAAACACCCTATATATATGTACACTAAAGTTGCCACAGAAAAACTATAACTTTGAGTCATTAATTTAAGAATATAATATCTATTCTTAATAGAAACTGGTAACATAAGTAGAAACCATACTGAAATGAGTggggagagagacagaaagcaTGGGGAGGAGAAAGAGGAGGGCTTTGGTGTGGTCTGTGAAATCAACCTCCCCATACACACTGTCTGTTTGGATAAATGACTCAGTTTTTGGCCGGCTCTTTGTTGGGAGTGTTTGAATGGCGTTTGTGAATCAGGTTTCTGAAATGCACGACTAAGCTTGCTTAATTTCTCCAAGAACTTCAGTGGGCCTGAGAACAACAGAAGAGAACAGACGCTTTTGCCTGGCTGTAACTAGGTATAGCCACACACACTCAAATTCACATGTGTGCTGACACTGTGTGGTGGTCTATGGTAGGAAGCAGGAGTGGGTGTGTTTGTTGCTTTTGTGGTTGTGTCGGTATGAAGTTTGTACTTGTGAGTTGTTAACCATTAATCAGATTCTCTCTTTTATTCCAGCATTCTGGGAATCTTCTTTCAACAAACAACAAGGGACAATCTTTGCCCAAGAAAGGTCTCCGGTTCAGGACAACTGCTATGATGTCTTACAGATAAAGGATCAAACCTCCACACCAAATGGGAAGCTAAATGTCCCACTACCACTGACTAACACCTGCCCTAATACCTCAGAGGTTGTAAGAAGTTGCTTCAGCAGTGCTTTGTCTTTTATCAACCCTGTCTTTCTCAAGACACAGCAAGATGTCACAGGAAATTCAGAAACAGTGATCTCAAAGGACCCAACAGCAGAAAACGGAAAATCTCGTCCCCCTCCTCCACCAAGACCACCTCCTCCTCGTATTTTAGTTCATAGTCCTACTGCATCCCCAGGTCCGAGGACTATGCCTTTGAGTGCTGGCATTACCAGAATGAGTCAGAGACGCAATCCTCTACCACGACAAGCACCAGACATTGACAGCTACCGCTGCTCTATTGCGTTAGATGACGAGACCATCTCTAGAGCCCTTTCTCAAGCCAATCGGAACCATACAACGCCTTTTAACCCGACCAGCAGCACCATCCTGCAGCAATGGACTGGACCCGAAGAGAAAGGGCGAAGCTCAAGTGGTCAAAGCTTGTCCACTTCCTCATTGGATTCTTTGGattctcctcctcatcctctcccTATGGGACTATCCCAAAGTGTTGGCAAAGGCCTCTCCACGGATGACAGCAGTGATGAATATGACGACGAAGAGGACAACTACGGTGTGGGACTTGAACGGGATCTGCATCTTCGCCTTCGTGCTTCCCGCATGTCAAAGAAACTCCTGACAGTCGAACTAGTGGGGGCTCAACCGAGGTCTCTTGTTATCCCACGAGCACTAAAGGGACACTTTCGTAAGGTCCAAGGTGTTTTCAGTGTGCTGGCTACACCTGAAAAACGCATCTTGCTCCGGATTATTGAGTTGTCTCAAGACAAAACTTCCTACTTTGGGTGCCTGGTGCAGGACTATGTGAGCTTTGTGCAGGAGAATAAAAACTGCCCCTCGTCCAGCCAGGATCTTCTGCAGACCATCCGGCAGTTCATGACCCAGATGAAAGCTTACCTCAAACAGAGCTCAGAAATGGACCCACCTATAGAGTCGTGCATACCTGAGGATCTGATAGGTGAGTAGATTTCAGTACTACTCTTT
This genomic window from Carassius gibelio isolate Cgi1373 ecotype wild population from Czech Republic chromosome A6, carGib1.2-hapl.c, whole genome shotgun sequence contains:
- the LOC128015339 gene encoding ras and Rab interactor 2 isoform X2; its protein translation is MSALCLHYPADDGDGTSISVCVLDKLIHTHPIWLLLTIDQQEATGILLQQPAGVFLVWKSSVLQKKVLSFHMDGSSDSTVIHIPVKESQYTFSLQGSGISFADLFRLVAFYCISRDILPFTLKLPEVIHSAETLSDLDEVAQQGAAFWESSFNKQQGTIFAQERSPVQDNCYDVLQIKDQTSTPNGKLNVPLPLTNTCPNTSEVVRSCFSSALSFINPVFLKTQQDVTGNSETVISKDPTAENGKSRPPPPPRPPPPRILVHSPTASPGPRTMPLSAGITRMSQRRNPLPRQAPDIDSYRCSIALDDETISRALSQANRNHTTPFNPTSSTILQQWTGPEEKGRSSSGQSLSTSSLDSLDSPPHPLPMGLSQSVGKGLSTDDSSDEYDDEEDNYGVGLERDLHLRLRASRMSKKLLTVELVGAQPRSLVIPRALKGHFRKVQGVFSVLATPEKRILLRIIELSQDKTSYFGCLVQDYVSFVQENKNCPSSSQDLLQTIRQFMTQMKAYLKQSSEMDPPIESCIPEDLIDPVLEKAMHKCVLKPLYGCLQSVLRDFQEAGGVWQRLRENLALAKAKHPHELGVNGTRPPDAHAIHRIHRKLRAMCQMYSPERKIMVLLKVCKLIYNIMQDHEVRMFGADDFLPMLTYVLVQCDMPQLDTEILYMMELIDPTLLHGEGGYYLTSAYGAMSLIKNFQEEQASRILSSTTRDTLHQWHRRRTLQRNLPSVDDFQNYMRVALQKADSGCTAKTLQVQPNATTEEVCCLCALKFHVSDPENYGLFLYTDDSSQQLAADTHPQWIKAEIHSRPNRQHFYFVYKSIPNMNCSTPSS
- the LOC128015339 gene encoding ras and Rab interactor 2 isoform X1, translating into MEMKSLSQPSRMDRSGSFLQLVDAFALSLGALEQQMVRAAQKKDRDPDRDPDMSVLIEIEGEMSALCLHYPADDGDGTSISVCVLDKLIHTHPIWLLLTIDQQEATGILLQQPAGVFLVWKSSVLQKKVLSFHMDGSSDSTVIHIPVKESQYTFSLQGSGISFADLFRLVAFYCISRDILPFTLKLPEVIHSAETLSDLDEVAQQGAAFWESSFNKQQGTIFAQERSPVQDNCYDVLQIKDQTSTPNGKLNVPLPLTNTCPNTSEVVRSCFSSALSFINPVFLKTQQDVTGNSETVISKDPTAENGKSRPPPPPRPPPPRILVHSPTASPGPRTMPLSAGITRMSQRRNPLPRQAPDIDSYRCSIALDDETISRALSQANRNHTTPFNPTSSTILQQWTGPEEKGRSSSGQSLSTSSLDSLDSPPHPLPMGLSQSVGKGLSTDDSSDEYDDEEDNYGVGLERDLHLRLRASRMSKKLLTVELVGAQPRSLVIPRALKGHFRKVQGVFSVLATPEKRILLRIIELSQDKTSYFGCLVQDYVSFVQENKNCPSSSQDLLQTIRQFMTQMKAYLKQSSEMDPPIESCIPEDLIDPVLEKAMHKCVLKPLYGCLQSVLRDFQEAGGVWQRLRENLALAKAKHPHELGVNGTRPPDAHAIHRIHRKLRAMCQMYSPERKIMVLLKVCKLIYNIMQDHEVRMFGADDFLPMLTYVLVQCDMPQLDTEILYMMELIDPTLLHGEGGYYLTSAYGAMSLIKNFQEEQASRILSSTTRDTLHQWHRRRTLQRNLPSVDDFQNYMRVALQKADSGCTAKTLQVQPNATTEEVCCLCALKFHVSDPENYGLFLYTDDSSQQLAADTHPQWIKAEIHSRPNRQHFYFVYKSIPNMNCSTPSS